Proteins from one Malaya genurostris strain Urasoe2022 chromosome 2, Malgen_1.1, whole genome shotgun sequence genomic window:
- the LOC131429198 gene encoding uncharacterized protein LOC131429198: MKCAKLNKPFLKVLDENPNLFWICDECCKLIKLARFRDSVSSFGSAFASIAERTESIFAELKAEIKKNSQQISRLSRKVPVSSPLPPKPDGFGPNAKRRREDSSEPSKTLEGCRKPSDNCNIATVPTPCSLVWIYLSRFHPSVSKEMVSQLTKDGLECSEDVTVIPLVKRDVDVNTLNFVSFKVGILPKFREAALNPDTWPQGVLFREFEDNKKQNIWYPPIDISPPISDENGCSTVMNVDEVTPSPLRLMRTPPRQTL; the protein is encoded by the coding sequence ATGAAATGCGCAAAACTCAACAAGCCGTTTCTGAAAGTTTTGGACGAAAATCCCAACCTGTTTTGGATATGCGATGAGTGTTGTAAACTGATCAAACTTGCTCGTTTCCGCGACTCGGTTTCTTCGTTTGGAAGCGCATTTGCATCTATCGCAGAGAGAACAGAATCGATTTTTGCTGAGCTGAAGGCCGAAATTAAAAAGAATAGCCAGCAAATATCTCGTCTCTCGCGCAAAGTGCCTGTCTCGTCGCCGCTGCCGCCGAAGCCCGACGGATTTGGTCCCAATGCGAAGCGTCGTCGGGAAGATAGTTCTGAGCCAAGTAAAACCTTGGAAGGTTGCCGGAAACCATCGGATAACTGTAATATCGCCACAGTTCCAACGCCCTGCTCCCTCGTATGGATTTACTTGTCACGTTTTCACCCCAGCGTTAGTAAGGAGATGGTTTCGCAGCTAACAAAAGATGGTTTAGAGTGCAGCGAAGATGTCACGGTCATCCCGCTGGTGAAAAGAGATGTCGACGTAAATACTCTGAACTTTGTCTCCTTCAAAGTTGGGATACTGCCCAAATTTCGGGAAGCGGCTCTTAATCCCGACACCTGGCCACAAGGTGTTTTGTTTCGCGAGTTCGAAGACAACAAAAAGCAAAACATCTGGTATCCTCCAATCGATATTTCTCCACCGATTTCCGACGAAAATGGATGCAGCACCGTTATGAATGTAGACGAAGTAACACCCAGCCCGCTCCGTTTGATGAGAACACCGCCCCGGCAAACGTTATGA